One genomic region from Opisthocomus hoazin isolate bOpiHoa1 chromosome Z, bOpiHoa1.hap1, whole genome shotgun sequence encodes:
- the HACD4 gene encoding very-long-chain (3R)-3-hydroxyacyl-CoA dehydratase 4 isoform X2, with protein sequence MNTYLFVYDFMQFCGHSWIFTNMIIRFMSFGKDSLADTFYSIGLVMRLCQLLSILEILHILIGIDKSRLFPRFLQITERIIVLFVVINSQEEVQGKYVVCVLFFLWNLLDVVRYTYNMLARTGIYYLPLTWLNFSLCIPLYPLSVLAKAFAICVSLPYFESFGTYSIKLPFPFAFSIYFPYILKMYLLVLFIGMCFIIQNLFSERKTHLGTGNIKKKRS encoded by the exons ATGAACACCTACCTCTTTGTGTATGACTTCATGCAATTCTGTGGACATTCCTGGATATTTACAAATATGATCATCAGGTTCATGTCATTTGGAAAAG ATTCGTTGGCTGATACATTTTACTCCATAGGACTTGTAATGCGCCTTTGCCAGTTGTTATCTATATTGGAGATCCTACACATCCTCATTGGCATTGATAAAAGTCGTCTCTTCCCCAGGTTTTTGCAG atcacTGAGAGAATCATTGTTTTATTTGTCGTGATCAACAGTCAGGAAGAAGTTCAAGGGAAATATGtcgtgtgtgttttatttttcctttggaatttATTAGATGTGGTCAG GTACACTTACAACATGTTAGCAAGGACGGGAATATACTACCTGCCACTGACATGGCTCAACTTCTCACTGTGCATCCCTCTCTATCCCCTTTCAGTTCTGGCTAAAG CATTTGCAATTTGTGTATCACTGCCTTATTTTGAATCCTTTGGCACATACTCCATCAAGCTACCATTTCCATTCGCCTTCTCAATCTACTTCCCCTACATTCTGAAAATGTACCTGCTAGTGCTGTTCATAG GTATGTGCTTTATCATCCAGAACCTCTTCTCCGAAAGGAAGACACACCTAGGGACGGGCaacatcaaaaagaaaagaagctaa
- the HACD4 gene encoding very-long-chain (3R)-3-hydroxyacyl-CoA dehydratase 4 isoform X1 produces MNTYLFVYDFMQFCGHSWIFTNMIIRFMSFGKDSLADTFYSIGLVMRLCQLLSILEILHILIGIDKSRLFPRFLQITERIIVLFVVINSQEEVQGKYVVCVLFFLWNLLDVVRYTYNMLARTGIYYLPLTWLNFSLCIPLYPLSVLAKAFAICVSLPYFESFGTYSIKLPFPFAFSIYFPYILKMYLLVLFIGKYLIFQKAGSQHNWDAYGKKKSSQYSSFHKL; encoded by the exons ATGAACACCTACCTCTTTGTGTATGACTTCATGCAATTCTGTGGACATTCCTGGATATTTACAAATATGATCATCAGGTTCATGTCATTTGGAAAAG ATTCGTTGGCTGATACATTTTACTCCATAGGACTTGTAATGCGCCTTTGCCAGTTGTTATCTATATTGGAGATCCTACACATCCTCATTGGCATTGATAAAAGTCGTCTCTTCCCCAGGTTTTTGCAG atcacTGAGAGAATCATTGTTTTATTTGTCGTGATCAACAGTCAGGAAGAAGTTCAAGGGAAATATGtcgtgtgtgttttatttttcctttggaatttATTAGATGTGGTCAG GTACACTTACAACATGTTAGCAAGGACGGGAATATACTACCTGCCACTGACATGGCTCAACTTCTCACTGTGCATCCCTCTCTATCCCCTTTCAGTTCTGGCTAAAG CATTTGCAATTTGTGTATCACTGCCTTATTTTGAATCCTTTGGCACATACTCCATCAAGCTACCATTTCCATTCGCCTTCTCAATCTACTTCCCCTACATTCTGAAAATGTACCTGCTAGTGCTGTTCATAGGTAAGTATCTCATCTTCCAGAAAGCTGGGTCTCAACACAATTGGGATGCCTATGGCAAGAAAAAATCAAGTCAGTATAGCTCCTTTCACAAACTTTAA